The genomic stretch cattgaaaccgagtttgaaagccagctcactgcaattcggtaaaacagaaatataaacaatgcaaatgttggtggcaagaaaaaaagaaaaaagcgatggatatatggcctacttgttaacgcaagagacgtgtgccattgaacaaaacagttcaaatcgagatggaaaaaaggaagacaggaaagaagcggtgactgaggtttcgatgaagttatgtttggtgtttatttgccaggacgttattctctggtctttatcgataaaggacatcaattagaacAATCTTTTTGgtataaatgcaggagcgatcgagtggcgtacgctcaaaatttcaacttgttactcggcagactcggtaagccgtccacatttcatttcagcgagtaattttcctatttcttatctttggctgttaagagttttaacttcatgttccataatattttaaaagtgaagaatagaacataaataaataaaatgatggtcttcctaaacggatccagactcgcATTTAAtgattcgaaacagaagcttgccgtgttcagtcctgacacaaacattgccttaaaagtttaacctagtaaaatgtgagctttataccacttttttactAAGAGCTCTCCGAGATAATGCCGTAAAGGAGActaggcaaatagcaagccataagattcacacactagagcttctagttttgataaaattattttatttcgcaatgacaaagaaatcaaaagattttaaatttgcactgaatttgctaagctctgccaacgtacctctaacaattcactccaaaagcgacggaattattatcatccaaaggaagttgtaaatacagacatacatagatatgtgtaaaatgacactgacatgaatgaacgagtctcgtgaatgaatctttcacccgctctcggCTTAACCTGTTTTGAGTAATGGCGGAGGTCTCTTCCGttgacaagtaggccatatatccgtcgcttatttccttttttgttgccaccaatatctgtttttacttctgttttacagatttgcagtgagctggctttcgtattcggtttcagCGTGAAGTTttggccaacatgtttgccgcttttctccagccatcacCCACTTGTCGAACTTCTGAGGCTTCggcaacctacaaaatcatcctgtttccttgaagatatacgcatcccttttgattgcaaacagcaaatcagtactaaacattaaaagcagaagacgtcccacgtcattgtatttaaaaagacgtccatacaaagttattttaggtggaatccgtgctaaacactctgcaagttcactgaaagtcttcatttgcaatttttgtttaccctccaacgcctcgctttcatgactaggcaccagttttttcccgcgtgtccgccatttgtgaatacggtgtatccTGTATCAGAGTTGCATTTTTCTTGCTAAGTCTAATGAGGTGAAAtactggcttctgattggacaacagcagcaacagttCACATGTTTTTCTAGACTTTCATCTGGCTTTCACGTTCAAAAAAGAGAGTCAGAATGCTGCCACAACTACCCACATTTGAGCTAAACTTGTAACAGacttctttaattcttttttgcaattgttaattttcatttttctattgcATACCCTACGATTTTCCTAGAAAAAGCTGTCTGCATGTCAACTTTTTCTGGTCACAATTATTTAAAGGACAAAAGAAACAGAACTATTCAGAAACAAGGTGTTCACAAGAAACAAAATGGGGCAATGAAAGGGAAATTAGAGGGGAGGTTAAGACTGTATCAAACCCAACACTAAGAAAAATTGCTTTGATCTGCAAATGCCCAAGCTTCGAAAGCTGATATTTCATTGCACCTGGGACAAACAGGCCTCGAAGTGCCCAACTTATAAATGGCATTATTTTGACTCATTATAGCCAGACAACGACCAGAAAACAGCTTGACTACCCTCAAAAGGTGATTTTTGACAAAATTCCCTGGAGCAAATGGGTTTATGAACAACCTCTTTTACACTGCATACAACATAGTTAAAATGTGTACCTGTAAGCAGATGAGAAAAGTGATGCAAATTGTTGAGTTTCAGTCCTTCAAACAGTTCTTTAAGTTCCTTTGAATCCAACACTTGACCTTTCATATGCTCATAGCCTACTAAACAGAAACATGCACCTTTAGAAGTAAGTGTTTATCAGACTGTGTAAtggtgtgaaaaaaaatttgaggaAACTAAGACATCTCTTGAGGAGATGGCACACAAATGAAGCACACATCTAAGGTTTATCATAGGGAAATAAATTACGCGATAATGTGAAtattttatagtttgttcaCTAGATTAACATCAAAACTTGAGGAACATTTTGGAAGCTCAACacagtattttgaaactttttaatAGCCTTACCGCAGCAGGATAAGGCCAGTAGGTTGAGTGTTTGACCGCacagtggggaggggggggggggggggtgtaggTTTGATTCGCTGGACTGGACTAATAATtatcagggtcttaaaataactgagaaatgaaggtactccctttgctaGACCTTCGCATGGCTAgcatgaccacgtaaaatggcagtCCTGTCTCCAGTTGTAGCCATAAAAATAGTGTCTCCAATTAGTACTTTTGTACTAATTAAAAtcacattgacactcaaataaaagtGCATTTTTTCAAATTAGTAGTTAAATTTGTTATCTGGTGCAGATTATGCAGCAGTTTATTACAGGATTTCTTATGGATTACACAATCAGATATGATTTGGATTAATTGTACCAAATTGTACCATCTCACATTATCAGGTGCCctggtttaaaaaaacaatgacatTGTTAAGTAGGAAGGATCATTAAAATATGTATTAAAAAGAACAACATGTGAAAAACTATTTTACTATCTgtcgttaaacaacaaaagcaatATTAATGATAGACATGAAACAAACCAGTGTGATTGGAAAGTTGTACTGAATTGATTGTGTCAACCTCAAATCCAAGaacctaaaataaaaaaaggatggAGTAACATCATGTTAGGATTACCTCAAGTACCTATAGTCCTTTTAGGGTAGATTTCCACTGTCAAGTAGTTTTAATGTCCATACATGCGTAAAATTGATGTGCATAAATAAATTAGAGGCAATGTAGAAAAGGCAAAAGTTGAACCTCACTCAACTTTTACTTATACTTTTGCATGACACTTCATACACTGCCTTTACTCTATTTACACTTATAAAATTTAGGCGTAAAAATTACGCGGTAGCGGAAATCCACTCTTAGTCTGATTTTCACTCATAACAAGATCAGAATTGGAGTCTGCATGCTTTCGAAAGAGTGACAATCAAAAATTATTGGATTCGTTAAGTGGAGTCATGAGTGCGGTTATAAAAATAAGAACAGCTTAGGTTTCTTCCTGCTCTGCTCATCATCCCATCACTTACAGTGCTCACTCTCACATTCAGTTATTGCctttcaaaaattaaagaaagtcaCTGATCACCAAATGGATGGTCAAGCCAGCTATTCAAAATTTCAAATGCATAActagactgtttttttttttccggggtGCTAACAGTTAAATACACTGGATTTCAGTAGGAGTATTAAGCTTGAAAGGCATTTTTCATCTCCAACTCCCCCTGCCCCCCTCCCACTTGTTGGTG from Porites lutea chromosome 1, jaPorLute2.1, whole genome shotgun sequence encodes the following:
- the LOC140939400 gene encoding pyridoxal kinase-like, yielding MESTETCRVLSIQSHVVSGYVGNDSATFPLQVLGFEVDTINSVQLSNHTGYEHMKGQVLDSKELKELFEGLKLNNLHHFSHLLTGTHFNYVVCSVKEVVHKPICSREFCQKSPFEGSQAVFWSLSGYNESK